One Citrobacter amalonaticus genomic window carries:
- the mtlR gene encoding mannitol operon repressor MtlR: MLLELAQEPLRLINRLSDMQAIMEQTQAFENRVLERLNAGKTVRSFLITAVELLTEAVNILVLQVFRKDDYAVKYAVEPLLDGDGPLGDLSVRLKLIYGLGVLSRPEYEDAELLMAMREEMNHDGNEYAFTDDEILGPFGELHCVLALPPPPQFDAADPSLYAMQIQRYQQAVRSTMVLSLTELISKISLKKAFQK; the protein is encoded by the coding sequence ATGCTGCTGGAACTGGCGCAGGAGCCCCTGCGCCTGATTAATAGATTGTCAGATATGCAGGCAATAATGGAACAAACCCAGGCCTTTGAAAATCGTGTGCTTGAGCGTCTGAATGCTGGCAAAACCGTACGGAGCTTCCTGATCACCGCCGTGGAGTTACTCACCGAGGCGGTAAACATTCTGGTGCTTCAGGTGTTTCGCAAAGATGACTACGCAGTGAAGTACGCTGTAGAACCGTTACTCGACGGCGACGGACCGCTGGGCGATCTGTCTGTGCGCCTGAAACTGATCTACGGTCTGGGCGTCCTGAGTCGTCCTGAATATGAAGACGCGGAGCTGCTGATGGCGATGCGCGAAGAGATGAATCATGACGGCAATGAGTATGCCTTTACGGATGATGAGATTCTCGGGCCGTTCGGTGAACTGCACTGCGTACTGGCGCTGCCGCCACCGCCGCAGTTTGACGCCGCCGACCCCAGTTTGTACGCCATGCAAATCCAGCGCTACCAGCAAGCGGTGCGCTCGACGATGGTTCTCTCCCTGACTGAGCTGATTTCTAAAATCAGCTTAAAAAAAGCCTTCCAGAAGTAG